One window from the genome of Faecalibacterium sp. HTF-F encodes:
- a CDS encoding helix-turn-helix domain-containing protein — MDCKDKILELRESTGMNRREFCTFFQIPYRTVTEWELGHRHAPEYVLRLLEYYIQHENLTQQPTAESEDFL, encoded by the coding sequence ATGGACTGCAAAGACAAAATCCTCGAACTGCGCGAATCGACCGGGATGAACCGCCGGGAGTTTTGCACTTTCTTCCAAATTCCCTACCGCACTGTAACAGAATGGGAACTCGGCCACCGCCATGCGCCAGAGTATGTACTCCGGTTGCTAGAGTATTATATCCAGCATGAAAATCTCACACAACAACCAACCGCTGAAAGTGAGGATTTCTTATGA
- a CDS encoding DUF5677 domain-containing protein, translating into MEENKFQDVLGNILMETLSNRADELQKEGKSISDISKILNDDKISSIVEKLLERASSDNVSFYKSHLHEIIEDADIEKNRFLQHHHSIWGECFEASRVMYIIAVEGAEAFCHYVTDNIPIDTRESKQFTFLALQHIHGRVCQQFAEVLCLMENGFADGAYARWRSMFELCCTATFISEQGEQIAKQYIEASKSDKQKYEWTKGAKDPSGKEITIKTFAALQSQCHVNEKWKPQYKLACSIIHPTPQGTMGRLSNADNSNCVPVGQSNFGISIPAEHSAISLAWATNIFLTVFTYMDGLSTCETLNKWIDVIRALYFSAMDNYKGGKK; encoded by the coding sequence ATGGAAGAAAATAAATTCCAGGATGTTTTGGGCAATATTTTAATGGAAACACTATCAAATCGTGCGGACGAATTGCAAAAAGAAGGAAAATCCATTTCAGACATTTCTAAAATCCTCAATGATGATAAAATATCTTCTATCGTTGAAAAACTTCTTGAGCGGGCTTCTTCCGACAATGTTTCCTTTTACAAATCACATCTTCATGAAATTATCGAAGATGCTGACATTGAAAAGAACCGCTTTCTTCAGCATCACCATTCAATCTGGGGGGAATGTTTTGAAGCCTCTCGTGTTATGTATATAATTGCTGTTGAGGGTGCGGAAGCTTTCTGTCATTATGTAACAGATAATATTCCGATTGATACCCGCGAATCAAAACAATTCACATTTTTGGCTCTTCAACACATTCATGGACGCGTTTGCCAACAGTTTGCTGAGGTTCTCTGTCTTATGGAAAATGGTTTCGCAGATGGAGCCTATGCTCGTTGGCGCTCAATGTTTGAATTGTGTTGCACGGCTACTTTTATTTCTGAACAGGGTGAACAGATTGCAAAACAATATATCGAGGCTTCTAAGTCCGACAAGCAAAAGTATGAGTGGACAAAAGGTGCAAAAGATCCATCTGGGAAAGAAATCACAATAAAAACTTTTGCTGCGCTCCAATCACAATGTCATGTTAATGAAAAATGGAAACCACAATATAAGCTTGCCTGCTCTATCATTCATCCTACGCCTCAAGGAACAATGGGGCGTTTGTCTAACGCGGATAATTCCAACTGTGTTCCTGTAGGACAATCAAATTTTGGCATTTCTATTCCTGCGGAGCATTCTGCCATATCATTAGCATGGGCAACCAACATTTTTCTTACTGTGTTCACATATATGGATGGTCTATCAACTTGTGAAACTCTAAACAAATGGATTGATGTTATTCGTGCGTTATATTTTTCTGCAATGGACAATTATAAAGGAGGTAAAAAATGA
- a CDS encoding helix-turn-helix domain-containing protein, producing MAETFEQQILNVFGTTDIKKLRRISDDAAKYRKATTSIKSPAGRKNSFTNAQRAQILALQASGMDIVKIARTYNVSRQTIYNQINQAHHFSNDPDVQMRMNFMNRDQLCTAIDIDFKHEKIKICNYTNQIPLRAFGIIENPTWNDFERFLEDRCFPKSRDHAKTILKEMQLPFYDPLLIVEKTHGRMAGDHQWIMILKKEDQ from the coding sequence ATGGCAGAAACATTTGAACAGCAGATTTTAAATGTGTTCGGCACAACCGACATCAAAAAACTTCGTAGGATTTCAGATGATGCTGCAAAATACCGTAAAGCAACAACCAGTATCAAATCTCCTGCTGGCCGAAAGAACTCTTTCACCAACGCCCAGCGCGCACAAATTCTTGCATTGCAGGCATCTGGCATGGACATTGTTAAAATTGCGCGCACATACAACGTTTCTCGGCAAACCATCTACAACCAAATCAATCAAGCCCACCATTTCAGTAACGACCCCGATGTTCAAATGCGCATGAATTTTATGAACCGGGATCAGCTTTGCACGGCTATCGACATCGATTTTAAACATGAAAAAATAAAAATTTGCAACTACACAAATCAGATTCCTCTTCGCGCATTTGGCATCATCGAGAATCCCACATGGAATGATTTTGAACGTTTTTTGGAAGACCGCTGTTTTCCTAAAAGTCGTGACCACGCTAAAACCATTCTGAAAGAAATGCAGCTCCCCTTTTACGATCCACTATTGATTGTTGAGAAAACACATGGTCGCATGGCTGGTGACCACCAGTGGATCATGATTCTAAAGAAGGAGGATCAGTAA
- a CDS encoding DUF262 domain-containing protein, protein MSTKIKGSEFPLAKIFSSDFDYNIPSFQRPYSWTEDQTRELFNDLHDFYVEESSEEQYFLGSIVLVKEDDKPHSEVIDGQQRLTTLTILLAALTSRLTGDNRADFKNYIIEPGRASQGIVPKPRLQLRKVDNPFFCTYVQEMQFDKLFGLNPDMLPTEAQQNILLNAKLLMDLLVANFASEAELVRFGAFLVQRCLLIVVSTPTEQSAFRIFSVMNNRGMDLLVTDIIKADVIGAITPDSRQQDYNEKWESLEIQLGRSGFNDLFGHIRMIRMKAKAKKSLQEEFYKFVLPAITCPIAIDFIDNTLEPFANAYDIISSSHYAGAEDVNNILRWLNRIDNSDWLPVAMLYYVKHKDNAVLLQRFFSKLERLAAYMRISSTDVTHRIDRYAKVLADLENPAVADFGPSIELSAAEIQDFLTRLGSDVYKMTSNKRNYLVLRLDSFVSDGSAYYDSKLLTIEHVLPQTVAPGSQWEKDWPDPVEREKWLHKLGNILPLSKRKNSQAQNYEFPVKKEKYFKTKGVSSFALTTQVLNYTTWTPAIVQKRQSELIEICKKKWDLIL, encoded by the coding sequence ATGAGTACGAAAATCAAGGGTTCCGAATTTCCGCTTGCAAAGATTTTCAGTTCCGATTTTGATTACAATATCCCATCTTTCCAGCGCCCTTATTCCTGGACGGAAGACCAGACGCGAGAACTCTTCAACGATTTGCACGATTTCTATGTAGAAGAGAGCTCCGAAGAACAATATTTTCTTGGCAGTATCGTTCTTGTAAAGGAAGATGACAAGCCGCACTCGGAAGTGATTGATGGGCAGCAGCGTCTTACCACTCTGACGATTCTTCTGGCTGCGCTGACTTCCAGGCTAACCGGGGACAATCGGGCGGATTTCAAAAACTATATCATCGAACCCGGTCGTGCCTCTCAGGGCATCGTTCCCAAACCGCGCCTGCAATTGCGCAAGGTGGACAATCCTTTCTTTTGCACTTATGTGCAGGAAATGCAATTTGATAAACTGTTTGGTTTGAATCCTGATATGCTGCCAACAGAAGCGCAGCAGAACATTCTTCTCAATGCCAAATTGCTGATGGACCTTCTAGTGGCTAATTTTGCCTCGGAGGCCGAACTGGTTCGTTTTGGTGCTTTTCTGGTACAGCGCTGTCTACTGATTGTAGTATCTACCCCCACCGAGCAATCTGCGTTCCGCATCTTTTCGGTCATGAACAATCGCGGTATGGATTTGCTTGTCACTGATATCATCAAGGCAGATGTAATTGGAGCCATCACGCCAGACAGCCGGCAGCAGGATTACAATGAAAAATGGGAATCCCTTGAAATTCAGCTTGGCCGATCCGGATTTAACGACCTCTTCGGCCATATCCGCATGATCCGGATGAAGGCCAAAGCCAAAAAATCCCTGCAAGAGGAATTTTACAAGTTCGTTCTGCCTGCCATCACCTGTCCTATAGCTATTGATTTTATTGACAACACCCTAGAGCCCTTTGCAAACGCCTATGACATAATTTCCAGCAGTCATTACGCTGGTGCCGAGGATGTTAATAACATACTCCGCTGGCTGAACCGGATTGATAACTCCGATTGGCTTCCAGTCGCCATGCTTTACTATGTGAAGCACAAAGACAATGCTGTGCTTCTACAGCGTTTTTTCAGCAAACTGGAACGCTTGGCTGCCTATATGCGCATTTCCTCTACGGATGTTACCCACCGAATCGACCGCTATGCCAAGGTTCTAGCCGATCTAGAAAACCCTGCTGTGGCAGACTTTGGTCCCTCTATCGAACTTTCTGCCGCCGAGATTCAGGACTTCCTCACACGCCTGGGTTCCGATGTCTATAAGATGACTTCCAACAAGCGCAACTATCTGGTACTCCGGCTCGACTCCTTTGTATCGGATGGTTCGGCATACTATGATTCCAAACTTCTTACCATTGAACATGTTCTGCCCCAGACAGTTGCTCCCGGAAGTCAATGGGAAAAAGACTGGCCCGATCCTGTCGAGCGAGAAAAGTGGCTGCATAAACTCGGAAACATTCTGCCGCTTTCCAAACGAAAGAATTCACAGGCGCAGAACTACGAATTCCCAGTCAAAAAGGAAAAGTATTTCAAAACAAAAGGTGTTTCTTCCTTTGCACTGACTACACAGGTTCTTAATTACACCACATGGACTCCTGCTATTGTACAGAAACGACAGTCTGAACTTATTGAGATCTGCAAAAAGAAGTGGGATCTCATCCTCTAA
- a CDS encoding replication initiator protein A has protein sequence MLSKNLFDEKTLEVNFISDYLTVTTPLPQYLPYARFLLDTDLSHTAKLLYTLLLDRATLSQKNNWMDERGFVYVIFPISSLSEALRCSTMSTKRALRSLEDADLIERRRGRITVPNSIFVKVPTEQKCSFAWNDSALCDGTEMIPSTEQKCSTNQRNKNNLKDNHLIKTTAAHLTFGEYQNVFLTEMEYKRLKADFSGLDGLIEQLSAYIQSTGKKYADHAATLRIWAKRQKSEQKQAPGIPDYTFREGESL, from the coding sequence ATGCTTTCCAAAAATTTGTTTGATGAAAAAACACTGGAGGTGAATTTTATTTCCGACTACCTGACTGTTACTACACCTTTGCCGCAATATCTGCCCTATGCTCGCTTTCTACTGGATACAGACCTGAGCCACACAGCAAAATTGCTCTACACCCTGCTGCTGGACCGGGCAACACTTTCCCAAAAGAACAACTGGATGGATGAGCGCGGCTTCGTCTATGTAATTTTTCCCATTTCATCATTGAGCGAAGCCCTGCGATGCAGTACCATGAGCACTAAACGTGCATTGCGCTCACTGGAGGATGCCGATCTGATCGAGCGCAGAAGAGGTCGCATTACTGTGCCCAACAGCATCTTTGTAAAAGTCCCGACAGAACAAAAATGTTCCTTTGCATGGAACGATTCTGCCCTATGCGATGGAACAGAAATGATACCTTCCACGGAACAAAAGTGTTCCACTAACCAACGTAATAAGAACAACCTGAAAGATAACCACCTGATAAAAACAACAGCTGCTCATTTGACCTTTGGCGAATATCAAAACGTCTTTTTAACAGAGATGGAGTACAAGCGGCTCAAAGCCGACTTTTCCGGACTAGATGGCCTGATCGAACAGCTTTCAGCTTATATCCAGTCCACCGGCAAAAAATATGCCGACCATGCCGCTACCCTGCGCATCTGGGCAAAACGGCAAAAGTCGGAACAAAAGCAAGCACCGGGCATCCCGGACTACACATTCAGGGAAGGAGAAAGCCTATAA
- a CDS encoding restriction endonuclease subunit S has translation MARKMKDSGIEWIGEIPEGWEVVQLKRFAEVHNGREIDVEVDSTDSSAVGVYGSGGVFKYTNRAQYSGKAVLFGRKGTLGKPLYVEGQLWAVDTMYFLTYSNRLLEKFSYYQFLAFNWAPYITHTAIPSVVASEIVACYFPIPPLEEQAKIADYLDNGCASLDTILDKTRSSIEEYKKLKQAVITQAVTKGVRGEREMKDSKVDYIGQIPDEWVLCKLRNIGDAQNGISKASEFFGKGTPFVSYSDVYKNYSLPFSVSGLVESTPEEQERYSVKEGDIFFTRTSETIEEVGFSCVCEKDIPNATFAGFLIRVRPFSDKLHTPYAKYYFRSSHLRFYLVKEMNLVTRASLGQSLLKSMPVLLPPLEEQKEIAAYLDAKCAEIDRLIAKKEQLVKELESYKKSLIYEVVTGKREV, from the coding sequence GCACGGAAAATGAAAGATAGCGGCATTGAATGGATCGGGGAGATTCCAGAGGGGTGGGAGGTTGTACAACTCAAACGCTTTGCTGAAGTTCACAATGGTCGTGAGATTGACGTTGAAGTCGATAGTACCGATTCTTCTGCCGTTGGAGTATATGGCTCTGGTGGAGTTTTTAAATACACCAATCGTGCACAATACAGTGGAAAAGCTGTTCTTTTTGGGCGAAAAGGAACTCTCGGCAAGCCCTTGTATGTTGAAGGACAACTATGGGCAGTAGACACCATGTATTTTCTCACTTACAGTAATCGCCTACTTGAAAAATTCAGTTATTATCAATTTTTAGCCTTTAACTGGGCTCCTTATATCACTCACACTGCTATTCCTAGTGTTGTTGCATCTGAAATTGTTGCTTGTTATTTTCCTATTCCACCGCTAGAGGAACAGGCAAAAATCGCAGATTACCTTGATAATGGTTGTGCTTCACTTGATACCATCCTCGACAAAACTCGTTCCAGCATCGAGGAATACAAAAAGCTCAAGCAGGCAGTTATTACGCAGGCTGTGACCAAAGGCGTGCGTGGTGAGCGGGAGATGAAGGATAGTAAAGTTGATTACATCGGACAAATTCCTGACGAATGGGTTCTTTGTAAACTCCGCAATATCGGTGATGCTCAAAACGGTATTAGTAAGGCCAGTGAATTTTTCGGTAAAGGAACACCATTTGTAAGTTATAGTGATGTTTATAAAAATTACTCTCTGCCTTTTTCCGTATCTGGATTAGTCGAGTCCACTCCAGAAGAACAAGAGCGATACTCTGTAAAGGAGGGAGACATTTTCTTTACCCGGACTTCCGAAACAATCGAAGAAGTTGGATTTTCTTGTGTTTGTGAAAAGGATATTCCCAATGCCACGTTTGCTGGTTTTCTCATCCGAGTACGTCCATTTTCAGACAAATTGCATACACCGTATGCAAAGTATTATTTTAGAAGCTCTCACTTACGGTTTTATCTTGTTAAGGAAATGAATCTTGTAACACGGGCTAGTCTTGGGCAGAGCCTTCTTAAATCCATGCCTGTTTTGTTGCCACCACTTGAAGAGCAAAAAGAAATTGCTGCCTACCTTGACGCCAAGTGCGCCGAAATTGATAGGCTGATTGCAAAGAAGGAGCAGCTGGTAAAAGAACTGGAAAGCTATAAGAAAAGTTTGATTTATGAGGTTGTAACAGGGAAACGGGAGGTGTAA
- a CDS encoding type I restriction endonuclease subunit R: MPLNTTEKQFESDIAAALLSPAGGYTRNGDCYDPKLGLFVDTLIRFVQKTQPNEWAFFEKQNPVNPVRKFCTAFNNACDADGLLSVLRYGFKHRGRRFRVCYFQPESALNQKDAQRYAQNEITCSRQWFYSDTTHNSVDMVLAVNGIPVFAFELKNQFTGQTVENAKQQWMHDRDPREVCFQFNKRILGYFCVDLTEVWMATRLAGKDTRFLPFNQGSNGAGRDGGAGNPPNPSGYLTAYLWEEVFQKDSMMDILQKFMSLQDGKTLIFPRYHQLDVVRKLVADVRQKGAGQHYLIQHSAGSGKSNSIAWTAYRLASLFNTENKPVFASVIVVTDRTVLDAQLQETISGFDHTLGAVEAIGEDKNSGDLRDAINNGARIIITTLQKFPVIYTEVNKTAGKNYAVIIDEAHSSQTGTSALKLKAALADTEDALREYAELEGKAEDEIDPEDALVKELTSHGRHKNLSFFAFTATPKAATLELFGTEYPDGSHHPFHIYSMRQAIEEGFILDVLQNYMTYSTCFKIAKTIPDNPDLPASRAAKLIRKYEELHPYNISQKAKIIVETFRETTSHKIGGRGKMMVVTSSRLAAVRYFHEVKRYIAEQGYDDVQILAAFSGAVPDGGVEYTEQSLNVRADGSHITESQTKKEFHNNFNVLIVAEKYQTGFDEPLLHTMIVDKKLKGVKAVQTLSRLNRTCPGKIDTFVLDFVNKAEDIREAFQPFYQETFLEQEVNTDLIYKTQKELRSFAVYSDADVEAFAKEYFRSTKQDKNAVGRMSSVLKPVADRYNQKTQAERYQFRRLLRSLVKWYGYVSQVARMFDEELHKENVFCAYLLKLLPPDEVSPLDLEGKLQLEYYKLQKTFAGAIELEHAKGVYEPVTQKGALGHDPKEPLDEIILKINEKFKGEFTNADRVLLTALHDRLLADPKLAKLARSSDPQIFTESIFPKAFDTAAQDSYLEAQDTFSSLFEDTSKYKAIMSALAEWLYGEFRKK, from the coding sequence ATGCCCCTCAACACCACCGAAAAGCAGTTTGAATCGGACATTGCGGCGGCGCTGCTCTCCCCTGCCGGGGGCTACACCCGCAACGGGGATTGCTACGACCCCAAGCTGGGGCTGTTTGTGGATACCCTGATCCGCTTTGTGCAAAAGACCCAGCCCAACGAGTGGGCATTTTTTGAAAAGCAGAACCCGGTAAACCCGGTGCGAAAATTCTGCACTGCCTTTAACAATGCCTGCGATGCGGACGGACTGCTTTCGGTGCTGCGGTATGGGTTCAAGCACCGGGGACGGCGGTTCCGGGTGTGCTATTTTCAGCCGGAATCCGCGCTGAACCAGAAGGACGCCCAGCGCTACGCTCAAAACGAGATCACCTGCAGCCGGCAGTGGTTCTACTCTGACACCACCCACAACTCGGTGGACATGGTGCTGGCGGTAAACGGCATCCCGGTGTTCGCCTTTGAGCTAAAGAACCAGTTCACCGGGCAGACCGTGGAGAACGCCAAGCAGCAGTGGATGCACGACCGGGACCCGCGGGAGGTGTGTTTCCAGTTCAACAAGCGCATTCTGGGCTACTTTTGCGTAGACCTGACCGAGGTGTGGATGGCCACCCGGCTGGCAGGCAAGGACACCCGCTTTCTTCCCTTCAATCAGGGCTCTAACGGTGCCGGACGGGACGGCGGCGCAGGCAACCCGCCCAACCCCAGCGGCTACCTTACCGCCTACCTCTGGGAAGAAGTGTTCCAGAAGGACAGCATGATGGACATCCTGCAAAAGTTCATGAGCCTGCAGGACGGCAAGACCCTGATCTTTCCCCGGTACCATCAGCTGGACGTGGTGCGTAAGCTGGTGGCAGATGTGCGGCAGAAAGGTGCCGGGCAGCACTATCTCATCCAGCACAGCGCCGGGTCGGGCAAGTCCAACTCCATTGCTTGGACGGCGTACCGGCTGGCTTCCCTGTTCAACACCGAGAACAAGCCGGTGTTTGCCAGTGTCATCGTGGTGACTGACCGCACCGTGCTGGACGCACAGCTGCAGGAGACCATCTCCGGCTTCGACCATACGCTGGGTGCGGTGGAGGCCATCGGCGAGGACAAAAACTCCGGCGACCTGCGGGATGCCATCAACAACGGCGCACGCATCATCATCACCACGCTGCAAAAGTTCCCGGTCATCTATACTGAGGTAAACAAGACTGCCGGGAAGAACTATGCCGTTATCATCGACGAAGCGCACTCCTCCCAGACCGGCACCTCTGCTTTAAAGCTGAAAGCCGCCCTTGCCGACACTGAGGACGCGCTGCGGGAATATGCCGAGCTGGAAGGCAAAGCGGAGGACGAGATCGACCCGGAGGATGCTCTGGTGAAGGAGTTGACCTCCCACGGGCGGCACAAGAACCTGTCCTTCTTTGCCTTTACCGCCACCCCAAAAGCCGCCACGCTGGAGCTGTTCGGCACCGAGTACCCGGACGGCAGCCACCACCCTTTCCACATTTACAGTATGCGGCAGGCCATTGAGGAAGGGTTCATTCTGGATGTGCTGCAAAACTACATGACCTATTCCACCTGCTTTAAGATCGCCAAGACCATCCCGGACAACCCCGACCTGCCTGCCAGCCGGGCGGCAAAGCTCATCCGCAAGTATGAAGAGCTGCACCCCTACAACATCAGCCAGAAGGCAAAGATCATTGTAGAGACCTTCCGGGAGACCACCAGCCACAAGATCGGCGGGCGGGGCAAGATGATGGTGGTCACCTCCTCCCGGCTGGCGGCGGTGCGGTACTTTCACGAGGTCAAGCGCTACATTGCGGAGCAGGGCTATGACGATGTGCAGATCTTAGCGGCGTTTTCCGGTGCCGTACCGGACGGCGGCGTGGAGTACACGGAGCAGTCCCTGAACGTCCGCGCCGACGGCAGCCACATTACAGAGAGCCAGACCAAAAAGGAGTTCCACAACAACTTCAATGTGCTCATCGTGGCAGAAAAATACCAGACCGGTTTTGACGAACCGCTGCTCCATACCATGATCGTGGACAAAAAGCTGAAGGGCGTCAAGGCGGTGCAGACTCTCTCCCGTCTGAACCGTACCTGTCCCGGTAAAATTGACACCTTTGTGCTGGATTTTGTGAACAAGGCGGAGGACATCCGGGAGGCATTCCAGCCCTTTTATCAGGAGACGTTTCTGGAGCAGGAGGTCAACACCGACCTCATTTACAAAACCCAGAAGGAACTGCGGAGCTTTGCGGTCTATTCCGATGCAGACGTGGAAGCCTTTGCCAAGGAGTATTTCCGCAGCACCAAGCAGGATAAAAACGCCGTGGGCCGCATGAGCAGCGTCTTGAAGCCGGTGGCAGACCGCTACAACCAGAAGACACAGGCCGAGCGGTACCAGTTCCGCCGCCTGCTGCGCAGCCTTGTCAAGTGGTACGGCTACGTTTCACAGGTGGCGCGGATGTTTGATGAAGAGCTGCACAAGGAGAACGTATTCTGCGCTTACCTGCTCAAACTGCTGCCGCCGGACGAGGTCTCTCCGCTGGACTTAGAGGGCAAATTACAGTTGGAGTATTACAAGCTGCAAAAGACCTTTGCCGGTGCCATCGAGCTGGAACACGCCAAGGGCGTCTACGAGCCAGTCACCCAGAAAGGCGCTCTCGGCCACGACCCCAAGGAGCCGCTGGACGAGATCATTTTGAAGATCAACGAGAAGTTCAAGGGCGAGTTCACCAATGCCGACCGGGTGCTGCTTACTGCCCTGCATGACCGTCTGCTGGCCGACCCGAAGCTGGCAAAGCTGGCGCGCAGCTCCGACCCGCAGATCTTTACCGAGAGCATCTTCCCCAAAGCCTTTGACACCGCCGCACAGGACAGCTATCTTGAAGCGCAGGACACCTTCTCTTCCCTGTTTGAAGATACCAGCAAGTACAAGGCTATCATGTCAGCATTGGCAGAGTGGCTGTATGGAGAATTCCGCAAGAAGTAA
- a CDS encoding recombinase family protein, whose translation MKKARTKCYIYTRVSTAMQVDGYSLDAQREKLRKYADYEDMVIAGEYSDEGFSGKNIQGRHEFQQMLRDVQDCKDGVSYVLVFKLSRFGRNAADVLNSLQLMQDFGVNLICVEDGIDSSKDSGKLMISVLSAVAEIERENIRAQTMAGREQKAREGKWNGGFAPYGYRLENGELSIADDEVEVIRVIFDRFIHTNDGVAGIARYLNTHGYVKKLRQNGTIPKFSAVFVRGILDNPIYCGKIAFGRRKVEKKLGTRNEMHVVKQSEFPVYVGQHEAIVSEDDWNLAQTKRQRTTGRREKVRDPDHAHILSGILKCPCCGRNLYGNVSKAHSKDNKTRYYYFCKSIKGQTGHECSFRLNIEQNEINQMVASIVSAMVHDPRFVDAIKEKIGSAVDTSELDRQADAIKVQLRQRLSTKSRLEHQMDTLDFNDPYYDRKSLDLQRRYDEQYELIEDMETQLAEIQGQIDDIHQEKITADNIYHLLLAFDEVYNAATEVEQKEFMRAFIERIDIFPEKQPNGNWIRNIVFAFPVPYNGKEIREFPLESQSTVECVLLMSKAQ comes from the coding sequence ATGAAAAAAGCACGCACCAAATGCTACATTTATACTCGCGTATCTACGGCCATGCAGGTGGACGGTTACAGCCTTGATGCACAGCGTGAAAAGCTGCGCAAATATGCCGATTATGAAGATATGGTCATTGCTGGAGAATATTCTGATGAAGGATTTTCCGGTAAGAACATTCAAGGTCGGCACGAATTTCAACAGATGCTGCGAGATGTGCAAGACTGTAAAGACGGCGTTTCTTATGTTCTGGTATTCAAACTCTCCCGTTTTGGGCGCAATGCGGCCGATGTTCTGAACTCCTTGCAGCTTATGCAGGATTTCGGTGTCAATTTGATTTGCGTAGAAGATGGCATCGACAGTTCCAAAGATTCCGGCAAGTTAATGATTTCCGTTCTTTCTGCTGTTGCTGAAATCGAACGTGAGAATATCCGTGCTCAAACGATGGCCGGCCGTGAACAAAAAGCCCGTGAGGGCAAATGGAACGGCGGCTTTGCACCCTATGGCTATAGGCTGGAAAATGGCGAGCTTTCGATTGCAGACGATGAAGTGGAAGTTATCCGTGTTATTTTTGACCGCTTTATCCATACCAACGATGGTGTAGCAGGTATTGCCCGGTATCTGAACACCCATGGGTATGTGAAAAAGCTCCGTCAGAATGGAACTATCCCAAAGTTTTCTGCTGTATTTGTTAGAGGTATTCTGGACAATCCCATTTACTGCGGTAAGATTGCATTTGGTCGCCGCAAGGTTGAAAAGAAACTCGGCACTCGAAACGAAATGCACGTTGTGAAGCAATCCGAGTTTCCCGTCTATGTCGGTCAACATGAAGCCATCGTTTCCGAGGACGACTGGAATCTTGCACAGACAAAGCGTCAGCGTACCACAGGGCGGCGTGAAAAGGTCCGCGACCCAGACCACGCACATATTCTTTCCGGCATTCTGAAATGCCCCTGCTGTGGACGGAATCTGTACGGAAATGTCTCTAAGGCTCACAGCAAGGATAACAAAACTCGTTACTACTACTTCTGCAAGAGTATCAAAGGGCAGACTGGACACGAATGTTCTTTCCGGTTGAACATTGAACAGAACGAAATCAATCAGATGGTCGCATCCATCGTATCCGCTATGGTTCACGACCCACGCTTCGTAGATGCCATCAAAGAGAAAATCGGTTCCGCAGTCGATACCAGCGAGTTAGACCGTCAGGCCGATGCAATCAAAGTGCAGCTCCGCCAGCGACTCAGTACGAAATCTCGTCTGGAGCACCAGATGGACACACTGGACTTTAATGATCCCTATTATGACCGTAAGTCTTTGGATTTGCAGCGACGTTACGATGAGCAATATGAACTGATTGAGGACATGGAAACCCAGCTCGCTGAAATCCAAGGTCAGATTGATGACATTCATCAGGAGAAGATCACAGCTGACAACATCTATCACCTGCTTCTGGCCTTCGATGAAGTCTACAATGCCGCCACTGAGGTGGAGCAAAAGGAATTCATGCGCGCCTTCATCGAGCGCATTGATATTTTCCCGGAAAAACAGCCAAATGGCAACTGGATTCGGAACATTGTATTTGCCTTCCCTGTTCCCTATAATGGAAAAGAGATTCGAGAATTTCCCTTGGAATCGCAATCAACCGTTGAGTGCGTACTCTTGATGTCAAAAGCGCAGTAA